GAACCTTGAGTTCTTTTTACTCTTAGCGGCTGCCCTATTTTGTATTGGCATCTATGGTCTAGTGACCAGCCGTAACGCAGTCCGGGTATTGATGTCGGTAGAGCTACTGCTGAATGCCGTTAATTTGAATTTAGTGTCCTTCTCCAACTTTTTGGATGGCCAAAGTATTAATGGTCAGGTATTTACCGTATTTGTCATTACCATTGCGGCCGCCGAAGCGGCAGTTGGTTTGGCGATTATCCTCTCCATCTACCGCAACCGTGACACAGTCGATATGGAGCAGTTCAATTTGCTGAAGTGGTAGCAGGCCGTCTTATCTTGGAGACAAGAGTGGCGATCTCACTGCTAGGCTGATTATGCTTGAGATGTAGCGCATCGCAACCTGCATGAGAGATCAGCTCAAAACCCAACTTCAAATTTTAGGACTCTGTGCAATCGCACTTTGGAGCATCCAACTGATCAATTGGATGACGGGTGATTCACTGATTCAGTTTGGTATTCAACCCCGTAGCCTTGTTGGCCTACGGGGTATTCTATTTGCGCCTTTTCTACACGGCAACTTCAGACATCTAATCGCGAATACAGCTCCTTTCTTGGTCTTGGGCGGATTGGTGATGGTACGGCGGATTATGGACTTTTTCTCCGTCAGTTTGATTGTGATGGTGGTGGGTGGTCTAGGCACCTGGCTGATTGGCGGCAGTAATACCCTTCATATTGGGGCCAGTGGCTTGGTCTTCGGTTACCTCGGCTATCTTCTATTTCGGGGATACTTTGAGCGCAGTTGGCCTGCCATTACCCTGTCGGTGTTTGTGTCGATTGTCTATGGCAGTATGCTGTTTGGCTTGTTGCCAACTATGCCTCATATTTCCTGGGAAGGCCACCTGTTTGGTTTTATTGGGGGCGGACTGGCGGCCAAATGGCTAACCGCAAAACCCAAATCAGCAGCCTAATTGCCCCAAGAAGCCTACAAATAAGCGGTAGAATTATTAAGTAATTTTTCAAAATGTTACTATGCCCCGCCGCGCTAATGCTCCCAAACAAGAGAAGAAAGCAGCGGCCAGTCGTTCCTCTCCCAATGGTCGGGTCAAGAAAACGAAGATTCCCGCCGACCATCGGATTCGAATTCGGGGAGCCCGTCAGCATAACCTCAAAAATATTGATTTAGACCTCCCCCGCGATCAGCTGATCGTCTTTACGGGCGTGTCGGGGTCAGGAAAATCTTCCCTGGCCTTTGACACCATCTTTGCGGAAGGGCAACGACGCTATGTGGAATCCCTCAGTGCCTATGCCCGCCAGTTCTTAGGCCAGGTTGATAAACCTGATGTGGATGCCATTGAGGGTCTGAGTCCCGCCATTTCCATCGATCAAAAATCCACCTCCCACAACCCTCGATCCACAGTGGGTACGGTCACCGAGATCTACGATTATCTGCGCCTACTGTACGGACGGGCAGGAGAACCACACTGTCCCCATTGCGATCGTGCCATTACGCCCCAAACCATTG
The genomic region above belongs to Acaryochloris sp. CCMEE 5410 and contains:
- a CDS encoding rhomboid family intramembrane serine protease: MRDQLKTQLQILGLCAIALWSIQLINWMTGDSLIQFGIQPRSLVGLRGILFAPFLHGNFRHLIANTAPFLVLGGLVMVRRIMDFFSVSLIVMVVGGLGTWLIGGSNTLHIGASGLVFGYLGYLLFRGYFERSWPAITLSVFVSIVYGSMLFGLLPTMPHISWEGHLFGFIGGGLAAKWLTAKPKSAA
- the nuoK gene encoding NADH-quinone oxidoreductase subunit NuoK; the encoded protein is MNLEFFLLLAAALFCIGIYGLVTSRNAVRVLMSVELLLNAVNLNLVSFSNFLDGQSINGQVFTVFVITIAAAEAAVGLAIILSIYRNRDTVDMEQFNLLKW